A DNA window from Amycolatopsis sp. DSM 110486 contains the following coding sequences:
- a CDS encoding VOC family protein, producing MKLTATVLGAPDPRALAKFYQALLRWPLGVDEPDWVTLRPPEGGPGLSFQLERELVPPRWPQEPGYQQMMLHLDIEVDDLAQAGAKAVAAGARLAPFQPQKHVRVYLDPAGHPFCLWVRA from the coding sequence ATGAAACTGACCGCGACCGTGCTCGGCGCGCCCGACCCGCGGGCGCTGGCGAAGTTCTACCAGGCGCTGCTGCGGTGGCCCCTCGGCGTGGACGAGCCGGACTGGGTCACGCTGCGGCCGCCCGAGGGTGGGCCCGGCCTGTCCTTCCAGCTGGAACGTGAGCTGGTGCCGCCGAGGTGGCCGCAGGAGCCCGGGTACCAGCAGATGATGCTGCACCTGGACATCGAAGTCGACGATCTGGCGCAGGCAGGCGCGAAAGCCGTCGCGGCCGGGGCGCGGCTCGCGCCGTTCCAGCCGCAGAAGCACGTCCGCGTGTACCTCGATCCGGCCGGGCACCCGTTCTGCCTGTGGGTCCGGGCCTGA
- a CDS encoding steroid 3-ketoacyl-CoA thiolase, producing MNTVSSPGEPVIVAAVRTPIGKRGGWLSGLHAAELLGAAHLAVLDRSGIDPALVEQVIGGAVTQAGEQAGNVTRTAWLYAGLPPTTGATTIDAQCGSAQQATHLIAGLIAAGAISAGVACGVESMSRVPLGANRWVGADGPARSGVSTGSPRPESWSIDMPDQYRAAERIAVRRGLTRADVDEFGASSQRKAAAAWAAGRFDREIVPVKAPDPASGEPRLISRDQGLRETTVDGLARLKPVLPDGVHTAGTSSQISDGAAALLLMDATLARSLGLRSRARILAQALVGAEPYYHLDGPIQATDRVLAQAGMTIGDPDLFEVNEAFASVVLSWQRTHSPDPTRVNVNGGAIALGHPVGSTGARLLTTALHELERCDTATALITMCAGGAMSTATIIERL from the coding sequence GTGAACACTGTTAGCTCTCCCGGCGAGCCCGTGATCGTGGCGGCGGTGCGCACGCCGATCGGCAAACGCGGCGGCTGGCTCTCGGGCCTGCACGCGGCCGAACTGCTGGGCGCGGCGCACCTCGCGGTGCTCGACCGCAGCGGCATCGACCCCGCACTGGTCGAGCAGGTCATCGGCGGCGCCGTGACCCAGGCCGGCGAACAGGCCGGCAACGTCACCCGCACGGCCTGGCTCTACGCCGGCCTGCCGCCGACCACCGGCGCCACCACCATCGACGCGCAATGCGGCTCGGCTCAGCAGGCCACGCACCTGATCGCGGGGCTGATCGCAGCTGGTGCCATTTCGGCCGGAGTGGCGTGTGGGGTGGAGTCGATGAGCCGGGTGCCGTTGGGGGCGAACCGGTGGGTGGGAGCGGATGGCCCCGCCCGCTCCGGCGTCTCCACCGGATCGCCGCGGCCGGAGTCGTGGTCGATCGACATGCCGGACCAGTACCGCGCGGCCGAACGCATCGCGGTGCGGCGCGGCCTCACGCGCGCGGACGTCGATGAGTTCGGTGCTTCTTCACAGCGGAAGGCCGCAGCCGCGTGGGCTGCCGGTCGGTTCGACCGCGAGATTGTCCCGGTGAAGGCCCCCGACCCGGCATCCGGGGAACCCCGCCTGATCAGCCGGGACCAGGGCCTTCGAGAGACCACTGTGGACGGTCTGGCCCGGTTGAAACCCGTGCTGCCCGACGGCGTCCACACCGCCGGCACGTCCTCCCAGATCTCCGACGGCGCCGCCGCGCTCCTGCTCATGGACGCCACGCTGGCGCGCTCCCTCGGCCTGCGCTCCCGTGCGCGCATCCTGGCCCAGGCCCTGGTCGGCGCCGAACCGTACTACCACCTCGACGGCCCCATCCAGGCCACCGACCGCGTGCTGGCCCAGGCCGGTATGACCATCGGCGACCCGGACCTGTTCGAAGTCAACGAAGCGTTCGCCTCCGTCGTCCTCTCCTGGCAACGCACTCACTCCCCCGACCCCACGCGCGTGAACGTCAACGGCGGTGCCATCGCCCTCGGCCACCCTGTCGGCAGCACCGGCGCCCGCCTCCTCACCACCGCGCTGCACGAACTCGAACGCTGCGACACCGCAACCGCCCTCATCACCATGTGCGCCGGCGGCGCGATGTCGACCGCGACGATCATCGAACGCCTCTGA
- a CDS encoding SDR family oxidoreductase — protein MALDLQLDGAVVLVTGGTRGVGAGIAAVFRDAGARVVVCARSGAGADFVRCDVREPAEVARLVSLVVTEYGRLDVLVNNAGGAPFADTATASARFHEKVVALNLLAPLGVAQAANAVMQQQEGGGVIVNVSSVSATRPSPRTAAYGAAKAGLDNLTATLAVEWAPKVRVNALDVGMVGTSPELYDSSVAATVPLGRLATPAEVGACAVFLASPLASYVSGARLAVHGGGEAPAYLRAGSEGV, from the coding sequence GTGGCACTGGATCTACAGCTCGACGGCGCCGTCGTGCTGGTCACCGGCGGGACGCGCGGGGTCGGGGCAGGGATCGCCGCGGTGTTCCGCGACGCGGGTGCACGGGTGGTCGTGTGCGCGCGAAGTGGTGCCGGCGCGGATTTCGTGCGGTGCGACGTGCGTGAGCCGGCGGAGGTCGCGCGGCTGGTTTCTTTGGTGGTGACGGAGTACGGACGGCTGGACGTGCTGGTGAACAACGCCGGAGGAGCGCCGTTCGCGGACACAGCCACGGCGTCGGCGCGGTTCCACGAGAAGGTGGTCGCGTTGAACCTGCTGGCGCCGCTGGGGGTTGCGCAGGCGGCGAACGCCGTGATGCAGCAGCAGGAAGGTGGCGGGGTGATCGTGAACGTGAGCAGTGTCAGTGCGACGCGGCCTTCGCCCCGGACGGCGGCGTATGGGGCGGCCAAGGCGGGGCTCGACAACTTGACGGCGACCTTGGCGGTGGAGTGGGCGCCGAAGGTGCGGGTGAACGCGCTCGACGTGGGGATGGTCGGGACCTCGCCCGAGTTGTATGACTCCTCGGTTGCCGCGACCGTGCCGTTGGGACGGTTGGCGACGCCGGCGGAGGTGGGGGCGTGTGCGGTGTTTTTGGCTTCTCCGTTGGCTTCGTACGTGAGTGGTGCGCGGCTGGCGGTGCACGGCGGTGGTGAGGCGCCGGCGTATCTGCGGGCCGGTTCGGAAGGGGTGTGA
- a CDS encoding pyridoxamine 5'-phosphate oxidase family protein, producing the protein MTTWQTFAAAAPSLAERIHERFLSGESHVLATLRRDGSPRVSGSEVSFRDDGSLYVGSMLDARKARDLQHDGRFALHAFPGIEENGPGDAKLAGVAREITDDRADSGSHLFELDIDEAVYTWVADNTLFVESWHAGGAWVRFARPDNGPVERTVLG; encoded by the coding sequence ATGACCACCTGGCAGACCTTCGCGGCGGCCGCCCCCTCGCTGGCCGAGCGCATCCACGAACGCTTCCTCAGCGGCGAGTCCCACGTCCTGGCCACCCTGCGCCGCGACGGCTCACCTCGCGTGAGCGGCTCCGAAGTCTCCTTCCGCGACGACGGCTCCCTGTACGTCGGCTCGATGCTCGACGCCCGCAAAGCCCGCGACCTCCAACACGACGGCCGCTTCGCCCTCCACGCCTTCCCCGGCATCGAAGAAAACGGCCCAGGCGACGCGAAACTCGCCGGTGTCGCCCGGGAAATCACCGACGACCGCGCCGACTCCGGCAGCCACCTCTTCGAACTGGACATCGACGAAGCGGTCTACACGTGGGTCGCGGACAACACGCTGTTCGTCGAGTCTTGGCACGCGGGGGGTGCTTGGGTGCGTTTCGCGCGACCGGACAACGGCCCGGTGGAGCGCACGGTGCTGGGTTGA
- a CDS encoding SDR family oxidoreductase, whose product MGLVDGRVVVVTGAGRGIGRAHALAFAAEGARVVVNDVGASPDGSGGTAGPAGLVVSEIRALGGEAVANTDDVADWDGAARLVSAAVDSFGGLDVLVANAGFLRDRMLVNLSEEEWDAVVRVHLKGHFAPLRHAAAYWRAEAKAGRARSARVVLTSSGAGLLGSVGQGNYSAAKAGILGLASVAAAELARYGVLVNAIAPAARTRMTEGTFDMTAPASGFDAMAPENVSPLVVWLGSVESAGVTGRVFEVDGGRVSLADGWRHGPSRDKGTRWEPAELGPVVASLLASAPSPEPVYGA is encoded by the coding sequence GTGGGGCTGGTCGACGGTCGGGTCGTGGTGGTCACCGGTGCGGGGCGCGGGATCGGGCGGGCGCACGCGCTGGCGTTCGCGGCCGAGGGCGCGCGGGTGGTGGTGAACGACGTCGGGGCTTCGCCGGACGGCAGCGGGGGTACGGCGGGTCCGGCGGGGCTGGTGGTGTCGGAGATTCGCGCTCTCGGCGGGGAAGCGGTGGCGAACACGGACGACGTCGCCGATTGGGACGGTGCGGCGCGGCTGGTGTCGGCGGCGGTGGACTCGTTCGGTGGGCTGGACGTGCTCGTGGCCAACGCCGGGTTCCTGAGGGACCGGATGCTGGTGAACCTGTCGGAGGAGGAGTGGGACGCCGTCGTGCGGGTGCATCTGAAGGGGCACTTCGCGCCGTTGCGGCATGCTGCCGCGTACTGGCGCGCGGAGGCGAAGGCGGGGCGCGCGCGGTCGGCGCGGGTGGTGCTGACGAGCTCGGGCGCGGGCCTGTTGGGGAGTGTCGGGCAGGGCAATTATTCGGCGGCGAAGGCGGGGATCCTGGGGCTCGCTTCTGTCGCCGCGGCCGAGCTGGCGCGGTACGGGGTGCTGGTCAACGCGATCGCGCCGGCCGCGCGGACGCGGATGACGGAGGGGACGTTCGACATGACGGCGCCGGCGTCGGGGTTCGACGCGATGGCGCCGGAGAACGTGTCGCCTTTGGTGGTGTGGCTGGGTTCCGTCGAGTCGGCCGGCGTCACGGGGCGGGTGTTCGAAGTGGACGGTGGCCGCGTGTCCCTCGCGGACGGCTGGCGCCACGGCCCGTCGCGCGACAAGGGCACACGCTGGGAGCCGGCCGAACTGGGCCCGGTGGTGGCTTCGTTGCTCGCTTCCGCGCCTTCACCTGAACCGGTGTACGGCGCTTGA